A genomic segment from Hippoglossus stenolepis isolate QCI-W04-F060 chromosome 3, HSTE1.2, whole genome shotgun sequence encodes:
- the LOC118104457 gene encoding twist-related protein 2 produces the protein MREEVSCTNSPEGGLGASEEELERGSKKNHPSGNRKRSPYPKKDSLGQAEESSTGSPTSLLPAGSKRVKKSPTTVVSLAPTPLGPRPDQPFEDLHSQRVIANVRERQRTQSLNDAFSSLRKIIPTLPSDKLSKIQILKLASRYIDFLYQVLQSDEMDAKLASCNYLAHERLSYAFSVWRMEGAWAMSTSH, from the coding sequence ATGAGAGAAGAGGTTTCCTGCACTAACTCCCCTGAAGGAGGGCTGGGGGCCAGTGAAGAGGAACTGGAGAGGGGGTCGAAGAAGAACCACCCATCAGGGAACCGCAAACGTTCGCCGTATCCCAAGAAGGACAGTCTCGGTCAGGCTGAGGAGAGCAGCACCGGCAGCCCCACCAGCCTGCTGCCGGCCGGCTCCAAGAGGGTGAAGAAAAGCCCCACAACTGTTGTGTCGCTGGCGCCCACGCCGCTGGGCCCAAGGCCGGACCAGCCCTTTGAGGACCTCCACTCTCAACGCGTCATAGCCAACGTGCGGGAGCGTCAACGCACTCAGTCGCTGAACGATGCCTTCTCATCTCTACGCAAGATCATCCCCACGTTACCCTCCGACAAGCTGAGCAAGATCCAGATCCTGAAGCTGGCCTCGCGCTACATCGACTTCCTCTACCAGGTGCTGCAGAGCGACGAGATGGACGCCAAGCTGGCCAGCTGCAACTACCTGGCCCACGAGAGACTCAGCTATGCCTTCTCTGTCTGGAGGATGGAAGGGGCCTGGGCCATGTCCACCAGCCACTAG